Proteins from one Impatiens glandulifera chromosome 2, dImpGla2.1, whole genome shotgun sequence genomic window:
- the LOC124926590 gene encoding phosphatidate cytidylyltransferase 4, chloroplastic-like, producing MSSNVLLNNGFCCSPDFLRRVLPLSSCTDVTYHCACHSRALITTRSNISILNSKLLLDASTTGIRRRNLITAVSGAEPEGEMAEEDSASSEQQGKVIELNKRIIFGFLIGLCSGVVVFTGGLVYTMTVSAAVFVGAREYFELIRSRGIAAGGMIPPPRYVSQFCTVICTLMPILTLYLGEIDVWVTSAAFSVAMALLLQKGNPRFAQLSSTMFGLFYCGYLPCFWVKLRCTLAVPALNTSKTPFFHHLMEHYMIKEL from the exons ATGTCTTCAAACGTGCTACTGAACAATGGGTTTTGTTGCTCTCCGGATTTTCTCAGAAGGGTTTTGCCTTTGTCATCTTGCACAGACGTTACCTATCACTGCGCGTGCCATTCAAGAGCCCTAATAACGACTCGGTCCaatatttcaattttgaatTCCAAGTTACTTCTCGATGCCTCTACTACGGGCATTCGTCGCCGCAACTTAATCACTGCTGTGTCCGGTGCAGAACCGGAAGGCGAGATGGCAGAG GAAGATTCAGCTTCTTCAGAGCAACAAGGCAAGGTTATTGAGTTGAATAAAAGGATTATTTTTGGGTTCTTGATTGGACTGTGTTCTGGGGTTGTGGTATTCACGGGAGGACTGGTATACACAATGACTGTATCTGCTGCAGTTTTTGTTGGTGCACGCGAATACTTTGAGCTAATTAGGAGTCGTGGAATTGCTGCAGGAGGAATGATACCCCCTCCTCGATATGTATCACAATTCTGCACTGTTATCTGCACTCTCATGCCCATACTTACATT GTACCTAGGTGAAATTGATGTGTGGGTTACATCTGCAGCTTTTAGTGTTGCAATGGCATTGCTTTTGCAAAAAGGAAATCCCCGTTTTGCACAACTCAGCAGCACCATGTTTGGGCTATTTTATTGTGGTTATCTTCCTTGTTTTTGGGTTAAGCTCCGTTGTACTTTGGCTGTCCCTGCCTTAAATACTAGTAAGACTCCATTTTTTCATCATCTTATG